A genomic region of Deltaproteobacteria bacterium contains the following coding sequences:
- a CDS encoding UbiD family decarboxylase — protein sequence MAEANSAGSAGTSRPIQDLREWLDRAEGVNELIQIDKPVDRDEEMSAITYLVAKQEPSPAILFENPKGFEDSAIGARMLWNILGPSPKRIALTIEEPPETPTLELIRRLKEKMKDRIPPREIPAAQAPVYENTLAGDDIDLEQLPIPRHWPLDGGRYAGTADAVFTRDPDSGYLNIGTYRMMLQGKNEVGLYLSPGKDARLHITRSWEKGEAVPVAAAWGIDPLFMLVGSQTFPKNVSEYEFAGGIKGEAIPVVRAETSDLLLPANAELVIEGVIRPNSVKTEGPFGEFPGYYGRPEAGCPLVEVTRVHHRTRPVLTNAIMADYPSCEQSGFFAIIRSARIWDDMEKLGIPGVQGVYAHPAGAGGFGMTVISLEQRYAGHAAQCLALAAQVPGGAYYTKWIIAVDEDIDPTDMDQVIWAMSSRSNPIEDIDVLRNTWSTWLDPTQNPPEERPYGSKALINACKEHRYLPVFSKRTTLRREMYDQVAERWKELGLRGTIPTVRAFEEDKKVVYHEQGGFEPGKE from the coding sequence ATGGCCGAAGCGAACAGCGCCGGGTCCGCGGGGACCAGCCGCCCGATTCAAGACCTCCGTGAATGGCTCGACCGGGCCGAAGGGGTCAACGAGCTGATCCAGATCGACAAGCCGGTGGACCGCGACGAGGAGATGAGCGCCATCACCTACCTGGTGGCCAAGCAGGAGCCGTCGCCCGCCATCCTGTTCGAGAACCCCAAGGGGTTCGAGGACAGCGCCATCGGCGCGCGCATGCTGTGGAACATCCTGGGGCCGAGCCCCAAGCGCATCGCCCTCACCATCGAGGAGCCGCCCGAGACTCCCACGCTGGAGCTGATCCGCCGGCTGAAGGAGAAGATGAAGGACCGCATTCCGCCGCGCGAGATCCCGGCGGCCCAGGCGCCGGTGTACGAAAACACCCTCGCCGGCGACGACATCGACCTGGAGCAGCTCCCCATCCCGCGCCACTGGCCGCTGGACGGCGGCCGCTACGCCGGCACGGCGGACGCGGTGTTCACGCGCGACCCGGACTCCGGCTACCTCAACATCGGCACCTACCGGATGATGCTCCAGGGCAAGAACGAGGTGGGGCTCTACCTGTCGCCGGGCAAGGACGCGCGCCTGCACATCACCCGCTCCTGGGAGAAGGGCGAGGCCGTGCCCGTGGCCGCGGCCTGGGGCATCGACCCGCTGTTCATGCTGGTGGGCTCCCAGACCTTCCCCAAGAACGTGTCCGAGTACGAGTTCGCCGGCGGCATCAAGGGCGAAGCCATCCCGGTGGTGCGCGCCGAGACCAGCGACCTGTTGCTGCCGGCCAACGCCGAACTGGTGATCGAGGGCGTCATCCGCCCCAATTCCGTCAAGACCGAAGGGCCGTTCGGCGAATTTCCGGGCTACTACGGCCGGCCCGAGGCGGGCTGTCCGCTGGTGGAGGTCACCCGCGTGCACCATCGCACCCGCCCGGTGCTCACCAACGCCATCATGGCGGACTACCCATCGTGCGAGCAGAGCGGCTTCTTCGCCATCATCCGCTCGGCGCGCATCTGGGACGACATGGAGAAGCTCGGCATCCCGGGCGTGCAAGGCGTCTACGCCCACCCGGCGGGCGCCGGCGGCTTCGGCATGACGGTCATCAGCCTGGAGCAACGCTACGCCGGTCACGCGGCCCAGTGCCTGGCGCTGGCGGCGCAGGTACCCGGCGGCGCCTACTACACCAAATGGATCATTGCCGTGGACGAGGACATCGACCCCACGGACATGGACCAGGTGATCTGGGCCATGAGCAGCCGCTCCAACCCCATCGAGGACATCGACGTGCTGCGCAACACCTGGAGCACGTGGCTGGACCCGACCCAGAACCCGCCGGAGGAGCGGCCCTACGGCTCCAAGGCGCTCATCAACGCCTGCAAGGAGCACCGCTACCTGCCGGTCTTCTCCAAGCGCACCACCCTGCGCCGGGAGATGTACGACCAGGTGGCGGAACGCTGGAAGGAACTGGGGCTGCGCGGCACCATACCCACGGTGCGCGCCTTCGAGGAAGACAAAAAGGTCGTGTACCACGAACAGGGCGGATTCGAACCCGGCAAGGAATAG
- a CDS encoding STAS domain-containing protein, whose translation MDIQEETSGSTIVVAPSGRVDGFTSPELEKRISEIIERGDHRVLLDCANMDYISSAGLRVVLVSAKKCQQQGGKLSVCALQPSCKSVMEVSGFLNMLEYHETRDSALAAG comes from the coding sequence ATGGACATTCAAGAGGAAACCAGCGGATCCACGATCGTTGTGGCCCCGAGCGGGCGCGTTGACGGGTTTACCAGCCCCGAGCTGGAGAAACGCATCTCGGAAATCATCGAGCGCGGCGATCATCGCGTGCTGTTGGACTGCGCCAACATGGACTACATCAGCAGCGCCGGACTGCGCGTGGTCCTTGTGAGCGCCAAGAAGTGCCAGCAGCAAGGCGGAAAGTTGTCGGTGTGCGCGCTCCAGCCCTCGTGCAAGTCGGTCATGGAGGTCAGCGGCTTTCTCAACATGCTCGAATACCACGAGACCCGCGATTCAGCCCTCGCCGCGGGATAG
- a CDS encoding GPP34 family phosphoprotein: MLTFTEEITLLMLDDDGLFLPIRGGAVEHILIGAVLMDLAFANRVDTDPERLVVIDATPTGNSLFDGALERIANSGENLDTKGWVELLAREQAAAIRQRVMDNLIERGIIEAKDERFLWVFQSRRYPTIDGRVERGVKLRMEDVLLSDDMPDPRDIALVCLVDACDILGDLFSEREMERVRPRIEQLRKMDLIGREVGAVIADIEESITMAMAQVAH; encoded by the coding sequence ATGCTCACATTCACCGAAGAAATCACACTCTTGATGCTGGACGACGATGGGCTGTTCCTGCCCATCCGCGGCGGCGCCGTGGAACACATCCTGATCGGCGCGGTGTTGATGGATCTGGCTTTCGCCAACCGCGTCGACACGGACCCCGAGCGGCTCGTGGTCATCGATGCCACGCCTACCGGCAATTCCCTGTTCGACGGCGCGCTGGAGCGCATCGCCAACTCCGGCGAGAACCTGGACACCAAGGGATGGGTGGAGTTGCTGGCGCGGGAGCAGGCCGCCGCCATTCGCCAGCGAGTCATGGACAACCTCATCGAACGCGGCATCATCGAGGCCAAGGACGAGCGCTTCCTGTGGGTGTTCCAGTCGCGGCGCTATCCCACCATCGACGGGCGCGTGGAACGCGGCGTCAAGCTGCGCATGGAGGACGTACTGCTGTCCGACGACATGCCCGATCCCCGTGACATCGCACTGGTATGCCTCGTCGACGCCTGCGACATCCTCGGCGATCTTTTCTCGGAGCGGGAGATGGAGCGGGTGCGCCCGCGCATCGAACAGCTCCGCAAGATGGACCTCATCGGCCGCGAGGTCGGCGCCGTCATCGCCGACATCGAGGAGTCCATCACCATGGCCATGGCCCAGGTGGCGCACTAG
- a CDS encoding HlyD family type I secretion periplasmic adaptor subunit codes for MNQSRRTDILLLVALCVFLVGTLTWASVAEVELAAVAPGRIVPTEQVKVIRSFEAGKIRRISVEEGSPVERDDLLIEFDTTLVDAEISKRTSELQTRSVEAARLVALLGWREKRNFRPPDGAPPAIVSIHEALLTDQIAAHRAHLRELDNRMAERRAERGTLEAALAKHRRLLPILRERTAMRETLYRTNHGSRLAFIDEQERLVEMEGNTALRERELAEVRAGLAAMRAQKERTVSEFYRERRGALAAVSERILVLREDIRQARELRARHTLRAPVDGVVQDLAVHTEDGMVEPGARLMVIVPRDAGIQVEAFIANSDIGFVKPGQRVTLKVTTFDFRRYGAIEGTVRHVGKDAVNAGAQDGVSAGAAGASSPASGTVPSGPVFKALIDLDQSYMVVEGRKINLLPGMSSEAAVILGKQRLIEYVLQPLRGYRQDAFREK; via the coding sequence ATGAACCAGTCCCGTCGCACAGACATACTCTTGCTCGTGGCGTTGTGCGTCTTTCTCGTGGGCACGCTCACGTGGGCCTCCGTGGCGGAGGTGGAGCTGGCGGCGGTGGCGCCCGGGCGGATCGTCCCCACCGAACAGGTGAAGGTGATCCGGTCCTTCGAGGCCGGCAAGATCAGGCGCATCTCCGTGGAGGAAGGGAGCCCGGTGGAACGCGACGACCTCCTCATCGAGTTCGACACGACCCTCGTGGACGCCGAGATCTCCAAACGCACGAGCGAACTCCAGACCCGGTCGGTGGAGGCGGCGCGCCTGGTGGCCCTCCTGGGCTGGCGCGAAAAACGCAACTTCCGCCCACCCGACGGCGCGCCGCCCGCGATCGTCTCCATCCACGAGGCACTCCTGACGGATCAGATCGCGGCGCACCGCGCACACCTCCGGGAACTCGACAACCGCATGGCCGAGCGCCGGGCGGAGAGGGGCACCCTGGAGGCCGCCCTGGCGAAGCATCGCCGGCTTCTGCCGATCCTGCGCGAGCGAACCGCCATGCGCGAGACCCTCTATCGCACGAACCACGGCTCACGCCTGGCCTTCATCGACGAACAGGAACGGCTGGTGGAGATGGAGGGCAACACGGCGTTGCGCGAGCGGGAGCTGGCCGAGGTCCGGGCCGGGTTGGCGGCGATGCGGGCGCAGAAGGAGCGGACAGTGTCGGAGTTCTACCGCGAGCGCCGGGGCGCCCTGGCCGCCGTGAGCGAGCGTATCCTCGTGCTGCGCGAGGACATTCGCCAGGCGCGGGAGCTGCGCGCGCGCCATACCCTGCGCGCACCCGTGGACGGCGTCGTCCAGGACCTCGCGGTGCATACGGAAGACGGCATGGTGGAACCGGGCGCCCGACTCATGGTCATCGTTCCCCGCGACGCCGGCATCCAGGTGGAAGCGTTTATCGCCAATTCCGACATCGGTTTCGTCAAGCCCGGCCAGCGGGTCACCCTCAAGGTGACCACGTTCGATTTCCGCCGCTACGGCGCCATCGAGGGGACCGTGCGCCACGTCGGCAAGGACGCGGTGAACGCGGGAGCCCAGGACGGAGTCTCGGCGGGTGCGGCAGGCGCATCCTCCCCCGCGTCCGGAACCGTACCGAGCGGCCCCGTGTTCAAGGCTCTCATCGATCTCGACCAGAGCTACATGGTGGTGGAGGGCCGGAAGATCAACCTGCTGCCCGGCATGTCATCGGAGGCCGCGGTCATCCTGGGCAAACAACGCCTCATCGAATACGTCCTTCAGCCTCTTCGCGGCTACCGGCAGGACGCATTCCGGGAGAAGTAA
- a CDS encoding TauD/TfdA family dioxygenase, with amino-acid sequence MHTDTNVSTPVPCTAEFPRASDPAAWVPGDLDRSPAWLHDFTPNELTELSAMSRAALHGEPPSVPAGSFLAWQMARTGWELRSGVGFRILRGLPVQELTAQAAATTFMALSRCLGEPVEQFRGVTLAHVREEAENKGLGFRAAGALPFHADLEDVIGFVCLRAARGGGTRRFASAASVYNILAADCPDQLRVLTRPFHVALQEPHPDYGHRWTRLPFVSVRDGVFNACAYPVHIKRAQRLAGVPELTAAQNQALEVFNEVADQVAVSLELRPGDVEYFNNHVVLHSRTRFTGDGSERHLLRVWLSVADFRPLDPEHPIRLRRKGKERVPAA; translated from the coding sequence GTGCACACGGACACGAACGTTTCGACCCCTGTTCCATGCACGGCGGAGTTCCCGCGGGCGTCCGACCCCGCGGCATGGGTGCCGGGCGACCTCGACCGGTCGCCCGCGTGGTTGCATGATTTCACCCCGAACGAGCTGACGGAGTTGTCGGCGATGTCTCGCGCCGCCCTTCACGGCGAACCCCCCTCGGTGCCGGCAGGTTCCTTCCTCGCGTGGCAGATGGCGCGGACCGGGTGGGAGCTGCGCTCGGGCGTGGGGTTCCGGATCCTGCGCGGGCTTCCGGTTCAGGAGCTGACGGCACAGGCCGCGGCCACGACGTTCATGGCGCTGAGCCGGTGTCTCGGCGAGCCCGTGGAACAGTTCAGAGGGGTTACGCTCGCGCACGTGCGCGAGGAGGCGGAGAACAAGGGTCTGGGCTTCCGCGCCGCCGGCGCCCTTCCCTTCCACGCCGACCTCGAAGACGTGATCGGGTTCGTGTGCCTGCGCGCCGCCCGTGGCGGCGGCACACGGCGCTTCGCCAGCGCCGCCAGCGTCTACAACATCCTGGCGGCCGACTGTCCGGATCAACTGCGCGTCCTCACCCGCCCCTTCCACGTGGCGCTGCAGGAGCCTCATCCGGACTACGGGCACCGCTGGACCCGCCTGCCGTTCGTGAGCGTCCGCGACGGCGTCTTCAACGCCTGCGCCTATCCGGTGCACATCAAGCGGGCACAGAGACTTGCGGGGGTTCCGGAGCTGACAGCGGCACAGAACCAGGCACTGGAGGTGTTCAACGAGGTCGCGGACCAGGTGGCGGTTTCACTGGAGCTTCGACCCGGGGACGTCGAGTACTTCAACAACCACGTGGTCCTGCATTCGCGCACACGCTTCACCGGCGACGGCTCCGAGCGCCATCTGCTGAGAGTCTGGCTCTCCGTGGCCGACTTCAGGCCCCTCGATCCGGAGCACCCGATCCGTCTTCGGCGCAAGGGGAAGGAACGCGTCCCGGCGGCGTGA
- a CDS encoding ethanolamine ammonia-lyase reactivating factor EutA, giving the protein MDRDSAELPLLCHEGHEDHDHDDMPLPDEDHPMWRSERISLTSVGIDIGSSPSHLIFSRLLLRRQGISLSSRFVVVSREIVYESPILLTPYVDKLTIDTEKLNDFIHDAYARAGLTRQDIDTGALIVTGEAAKKKNAEAIAALFSEEAGKFVCATAGHNLEAILAAFGSGAVELSNQDGDVACMNVDVGGGTSKIAVTRDGQVVDTAALEVGARLVALDGAQQINRLEDAGARVAAASGLSLALGQTLAEADKERMADTLSGCLMEVLGRGPLSPLTREMMLTPALSYEGPIHTLQFSGGVSEYIYGYETADKGDLGNYVGRKIRAGAVELSTRESWRFKEPDVRIRATVIGASQYTVQVSGNTIFLSDDSVLPLRNLQVITPHFRQTEPLSTEDVRGSIENALQRFDMTDGDRGAALALHWDLGPSYPLIKTLATGVVEGMREHLRRGHHLVLVFDADIAKLVGNIIDKEILPGAGVISIDGIDLKDFDFVDIGEELPDAKAVPVVIKSLIFRHEEWGRGRLLATE; this is encoded by the coding sequence ATGGATCGCGATTCCGCCGAGCTTCCTCTCCTGTGTCACGAAGGACATGAAGACCACGACCACGACGACATGCCGCTGCCCGATGAAGACCACCCCATGTGGCGCTCGGAGCGCATCTCGCTGACTTCGGTCGGCATCGACATCGGCTCGTCCCCCTCCCATCTCATCTTCTCCAGGTTGTTGCTGCGCCGCCAGGGCATCTCCCTGTCGAGCCGCTTCGTGGTGGTGAGCCGCGAGATCGTGTACGAGTCGCCGATCCTGCTGACCCCGTACGTCGACAAGCTCACCATCGATACGGAGAAGCTCAACGATTTCATCCACGACGCCTACGCGCGCGCCGGTCTTACGCGGCAGGACATCGACACCGGCGCCCTGATCGTGACCGGCGAGGCGGCCAAGAAGAAGAACGCCGAGGCCATCGCGGCCCTGTTCTCGGAGGAGGCGGGCAAGTTCGTGTGCGCCACCGCGGGGCACAACCTCGAGGCGATCCTGGCGGCGTTCGGCTCCGGCGCGGTGGAGTTGTCCAACCAGGACGGAGATGTCGCGTGCATGAACGTGGACGTCGGCGGCGGCACCAGCAAGATCGCGGTTACCCGCGACGGGCAGGTGGTGGACACCGCGGCGCTCGAGGTGGGCGCGCGGCTGGTGGCGCTGGACGGCGCGCAGCAAATCAACCGCCTGGAGGACGCGGGCGCGCGCGTCGCCGCGGCCAGCGGCCTGTCGCTGGCCCTGGGCCAGACGCTGGCGGAGGCCGACAAGGAGCGCATGGCCGACACCCTGAGCGGCTGTCTCATGGAAGTGCTGGGACGCGGGCCGCTGTCGCCGCTGACCCGGGAGATGATGCTCACGCCGGCGCTGTCCTACGAGGGGCCGATCCACACGCTCCAGTTCTCCGGCGGCGTGTCCGAGTACATCTACGGCTACGAGACCGCGGACAAGGGAGACCTGGGCAACTACGTGGGGCGCAAGATCCGCGCGGGCGCGGTGGAACTGTCGACCCGCGAGTCGTGGCGGTTCAAGGAACCGGACGTGCGCATCCGTGCCACGGTCATCGGTGCGTCGCAGTACACGGTGCAGGTGAGCGGCAACACCATCTTCCTTTCCGACGACTCGGTACTGCCGCTGCGGAACCTGCAGGTGATCACGCCTCATTTCCGCCAGACCGAGCCGCTCTCCACCGAGGACGTGCGCGGTTCCATCGAGAACGCGCTCCAGCGCTTCGACATGACCGACGGCGACCGCGGCGCGGCGCTGGCGCTCCATTGGGACCTGGGCCCCTCCTACCCCCTCATCAAGACCCTGGCCACCGGTGTGGTGGAAGGCATGCGCGAGCACCTGCGCCGGGGACATCACCTCGTGCTGGTGTTCGACGCGGACATCGCCAAGCTCGTGGGCAACATCATCGACAAGGAAATCCTCCCCGGGGCCGGGGTCATCTCCATTGACGGCATCGACCTCAAGGACTTCGACTTCGTCGACATCGGTGAGGAACTGCCGGACGCCAAGGCGGTGCCGGTGGTCATCAAGTCCCTCATCTTCCGCCACGAGGAATGGGGCCGGGGGCGGCTGCTGGCCACCGAATGA